The following coding sequences lie in one Epinephelus moara isolate mb chromosome 17, YSFRI_EMoa_1.0, whole genome shotgun sequence genomic window:
- the pop7 gene encoding ribonuclease P protein subunit p20, with amino-acid sequence MYPQRNMTEPRNPGMSSIPQTAPVHTDSTSPAVEMDPVEYTLRKRLPRKLPKRRNDVYVNMKTDFRAQLARCQKLLEGGGHKEICVHGLGLAINRAINIALQLQASSQGALQLAANTSTVELVDDLEPEDPDEAGEPMTRTRNNSAIHIKVFYPDPQ; translated from the coding sequence ATGTATCCTCAGAGAAACATGACAGAGCCACGCAACCCAGGCATGTCCTCTATCCCTCAGACAGCCCCAGTGCACACTGACTCCACCTCTCCAGCTGTAGAGATGGACCCGGTTGAGTACACCCTTAGGAAGCGCCTCCCTCGGAAACTCCCAAAGAGACGTAACGACGTCTATGTCAACATGAAGACTGATTTCCGTGCTCAGCTGGCACGCTGTCAGAAGCTGCTGGAGGGTGGGGGTCACAAGGAGATCTGTGTCCACGGCTTGGGCCTGGCCATCAACAGAGCTATCAACATTGCCCTTCAGCTGCAGGCCAGCAGCCAGGGGgcactgcagctggcagccaaTACCTCCACAGTTGAGCTCGTGGATGACCTCGAGCCTGAAGATCCTGATGAGGCTGGGGAGCCCATGACGCGTACACGAAACAACTCCGCTATTCATATCAAGGTTTTCTACCCTGACCCTCAGTGA